A region from the Cardiocondyla obscurior isolate alpha-2009 linkage group LG26, Cobs3.1, whole genome shotgun sequence genome encodes:
- the Liprin-alpha gene encoding liprin-alpha-1 isoform X10: MWNMMCDVMPTIAEDSMSQRSSQFSGEDGNIEQLMVQMLDERDKMMESIREHQERLQEMEARLGEVEKERDALNRQLNANIPQEFSQLTKELAVARDSILEKEEEISELKAERNNTRLLLEHLECLVSRHERSLRMTVVKRQAVAQSGVSSEVEVLKALKSLFEHHKALDEKVRERLRVALERNTSLEEELAHTKEEFQQYKVSGHPSKALDDRPKENGQAEESQQQNKNETEQAASQQQPQQQQYQQHQLQQQQQQLQQSIQKPGTRKSTEVGNRLSNGSLDLTEQDSAVRVIDLQATLDKQSSELSTWQRRVAELSGRVAELEETLSKTQKDLLKAQEAGLKLQRDLRENVAQKEDQEERIATLEKRYLNAQRESTSLHDLNEKLEQELQHKKAQLKLQEEKIAAIQEKLELAEQKLAQYAKLPEMEEQLKQRMEALTQVRRPNQQAQERHGSAEDRIQRLEAQLEEKNAEVMRVNQRLKMNEEHNTRLSTTVDKLLSESNERLQVHLKERMHALEEKNALTQELEKLRKVAEDLQNEKADIVKELGKARLEIDNVKRQMLQQEIAFNIQQTDALTRSLSPNAVDPGSFSRSASHSSFDTHSLPRRGGKRSMEDDSSKNYVARTLAEQEWEKLQQAHVLANVQQAFDVSSDAEGDGDNESIFSCTADVISPTGHTDAQTLALMLQEQLDAINKEIRLIQEEKQSTEARAEELESRVGSLEHMNLLARGRSLERTSPPLSGRSTPKSHHSPNRDYLHKYHTVSNHAPASMSPAHLHQYAASLASPGQLSESLPASQLQLSGEELHSVSERDSTGMGSGGSDAASPLTARSLRLERVVQALAHSQEELRRHGQHNNGALNSGTPPSPLSSRHSSQDSLHKNNFSSVGLPIGQLSTSHLHIQSTMSPATAAAVAAAQKKKGIKSSLGRFFSKKEKIKGKDTPMPGDVPGMGGASTPADPDYGDNVCVAGTLGSKSDFDRRKKKSMLDSSRHELLAEAMKAGTPFALWNGPTVVAWLELWVGMPTWYVAACRANVKSGAIMSALSDTEIQREIGISNPLHRLKLRLAIQEMVSLTSPSAPKTSRTTLAFGDMNHEWIGNVWLPSLGLPQYRSTFMECLVDARMLDHLTKKDLRGQLRMVDSFHRTSLQYGISCLKRLNYDRHQLEERRRIAESTNMDVLVWSNDRVIRWVQSIGLKEYGNNLLESGVHGALIALDESFDANSFALTLQIPTQNTQARQLLEMEFSNLLSMATERRLDENSMKS, translated from the exons ATGTGGAATATGATGTGCGACGTGATGCCGACAATCGCGGAGGACAGTATGAGCCAGCGGAGCTCGCAATTTTCCGGCGAGGATGGAAATATCGAGCAACTAATGGTGCAAATGCTGGACGAACGCGACAAGATGATGGAATCAATACGCGAGCATCAAGAGCGGTTACAGGAGATGGAGGCGCGATTGGGAGAGGTTGAAAAGGAACGAGACGCTTTGAATCGGCAGCTAAATGCAAATATTCCGCAG GAGTTTTCACAACTGACGAAAGAACTGGCGGTAGCGCGAGACAGCATCCtggaaaaggaagaagaaatttCCGAATTAAAAGCAGAACGAAACAACACACGG CTCTTATTAGAACATCTAGAATGTTTAGTATCACGGCATGAACGGTCGCTCAGGATGACGGTTGTAAAACGTCAAGCCGTTGCACAATCCGGTGTATCGTCTGAGGTGGAAGTACTTAAAGCTTTAAAAAGCCTTTTCGAACATCACAAGGCTTTGGACGAAAAG gTACGTGAGCGTTTGCGCGTGGCACTCGAAAGAAATACAAGTCTTGAAGAAGAACTAGCCCACACTAAAGAAGAG TTTCAACAATATAAAGTAAGCGGACATCCGTCGAAAGCGTTAGACGATAGACCTAAAGAAAATGGACAGGCGGAGGAAAGTCAGCAACAGAATAAG AATGAGACTGAGCAGGCAGCAAGCCAacagcagccgcagcagcaaCAGTACCAGCAGCATCAATTgcaacagcaacagcagcaactGCAACAATCGATACAAAAACCAGGTACAAGGAAGTCCACCGAAGTTGGTAATAGACTGAGCAATGGGAGTCTTGATCTAACCGAGCAGGATTCAGCAGTACGAGTAATAGATTTGCAAGCCACTCTCGACAAGCAG agcTCGGAATTAAGTACATGGCAACGACGAGTAGCAGAACTAAGTGGCCGTGTCGCGGAATTAGAGGAAACGCTATCCAAAACGCAAAAAGATCTTCTGAAAGCACAAGAGGCAGGTCTTAAACTGCAAAGAGATTTGCGAGAAAATGTGGCGCAAAAAGAGGACCAAGAGGAGCGAATAGCAACTCTAGAAAAACGATATCTCAATGCTCAACGAGAGTCTACTAGTCTTCATGACCTCAATGAGAAGCTGGAGCAAGAGTTGCAGCATAAAAAGGCTCAGCTAAAG ctcCAAGAGGAAAAAATTGCGGCTATACAAGAGAAATTAGAACTAGCGGAACAGAAATTAGCTCAATATGCTAAGTTACCAGAAATGGAAGAGCAATTAAAACAGAGGATGGAGGCTCTGACGCAGGTGAGGAGGCCCAACCAG CAGGCTCAGGAGAGGCACGGTAGCGCGGAGGATAGAATTCAAAGACTGGAAGCacaattagaagaaaaaaatgcagaaGTGATGCGTGTAAATCAACGACTAAAGATGAATGAGGAACATAACACACGTCTTAGTACAACCGTCGATAAACTTTTATCTG AATCCAATGAAAGATTGCAAGTGCATTTGAAAGAGAGAATGCACgcgttagaagaaaaaaatgcgctTACTCAGGAACtcgaaaaattaagaaaggTAGCGGAGGATCTCCAAAATGAAAAGGCTGATATAGTCAAAGAATTGGGCAAGGCGCGTCTAGAAATTGACAACGTTAAAAGACAAATGCTCCAACAggaaattgcatttaatattcaacaaaCGGACGCGTTAACGAGAAGTTTATCGCCGAATGCTGTTGATCCAGGCTCCTTTTCGAGGAGCGCAAGTCACAGCAGTTTCGACACACACTCGCTACCTAGAAGAGGAGGAAAACGGTCTATGGAAGATGATTCATCAAAG aattatgtAGCACGAACTTTGGCGGAGCAGGAGTGGGAAAAATTACAACAAGCACACGTTCTCGCTAATGTCCAACAAGCATTTGATGTTTCGAGTGACGCGGAAGGCGATGGGGATAACGAAAGTATCTTCAGTTGTACGGCAGACGTAATTAGCCCTACTGGACATACGGATGCCCAAACATTAGCACTAATGTTGCAAGAACAATTAGATgctattaataaagaaattagatTAATTCAG GAAGAAAAACAGAGTACGGAAGCACGTGCGGAAGAACTGGAGTCTCGTGTCGGTAGTCTTGAACATATGAATTTATTAGCGAGGGGCCGAAGCCTCGAACGAACATCGCCGCCATTGAGTGGGCGATCCACACCAAAATCACATCACAGTCCAAACAGGGATTATTTGCATAAGTACCACACCGTTAGTAATCAC GCACCGGCATCAATGTCTCCAGCGCATTTACATCAATATGCCGCTTCCTTGGCTAGTCCGGGCCAATTATCGGAATCTCTTCCCGCTAGTCAG TTACAGTTGTCGGGAGAAGAACTGCATTCGGTTAGTGAAAGAGATAGTACCGGTATGGGAAGCGGTGGCAGCGACGCGGCATCTCCTTTAACAGCCAGGTCGCTGAGATTAGAACGAGTCGTTCAAGCATTAGCTCACAGCCAAGAAGAACTTAGAAG GCATGGGCAGCATAACAACGGCGCACTCAATTCTGGAACTCCTCCTTCCCCATTGTCCTCACGCCACAGCAGCCAGGACAGTTTGCACAAAAACAACTTCTCCAGCGTCGGACTACCCATTGGGCAATTATCAACTTCGCATCTGCATATACAGTCAACCATGAGTCCTGCCACGGCAGCCGCGGTCGCAGCggcgcaaaaaaagaaaggcatTAAAAGTAGCCTTGGTAGATTTTTCAGCAAAAAGGAAAAG ATCAAAGGAAAAGATACACCAATGCCAGGGGATGTACCAGGTATGGGAGGTGCAAGCACGCCAGCTGATCCAGATTATGGGGACAATGTGTGTGTAGCTGGCACGCTTGGGAGTAAAAGTGATTTCGATcgtaggaaaaagaaaag TATGTTGGATTCCTCGAGGCACGAGCTCTTGGCGGAAGCGATGAAAGCCGGAACGCCTTTCGCCTTGTGGAATGGACCAACAGTCGTCGCCTGGCTGGAACTCTGGGTGGGCATGCCAACGTGGTACGTCGCCGCTTGTCGAGCAAACGTTAAAAGCGGTGCTATTATGAGTGCTCTTAGTGATACCGAGATTCAGCGAGAGATTGGTATAAG TAATCCTTTACACCGATTAAAGCTAAGATTAGCAATTCAGGAAATGGTATCACTTACAAGTCCATCAGCGCCGAAAACTTCTCGCACAACATTAGCATTTGGTGATATGAATCATGAGTGGATAGGTAATGTCTGGTTACCGAGCCTCGGGCTGCCTCAATATCGATCCACTTTTATGGAGTGCCTTGTTGATGCTAGAATGCTCGATCATCTTACGAAGAAGGATCTTCGTGGTCAATTGAGAATGGTTGATAGCTTCCatag AACAAGTTTGCAGTACGGCATTTCTTGcttaaaacgattaaattatGATAGACATCAATTAGAAGAAAGAAGACGAATAGCAGAAAGTACTAATATGGATGTACTCGTGTGGAGTAACGATCGTGTCATAAGATGGGTACAGTCGATTGGTTTAAAG GAATACGGAAATAATCTCTTAGAATCGGGGGTGCACGGTGCGCTCATAGCTTTAGATGAAAGTTTCGATGCAAACAGTTTTGCATTAACTTTACAAATTCCCACACAGAATACACAG GCAAGGCAGTTGCTAGAGATGGAATTTTCCAATCTATTGTCCATGGCGACGGAAAGGCGTCTGGACGAGAATAGTATGAAATCCTGA
- the Liprin-alpha gene encoding liprin-alpha-1 isoform X8 encodes MWNMMCDVMPTIAEDSMSQRSSQFSGEDGNIEQLMVQMLDERDKMMESIREHQERLQEMEARLGEVEKERDALNRQLNANIPQEFSQLTKELAVARDSILEKEEEISELKAERNNTRLLLEHLECLVSRHERSLRMTVVKRQAVAQSGVSSEVEVLKALKSLFEHHKALDEKVRERLRVALERNTSLEEELAHTKEEFQQYKVSGHPSKALDDRPKENGQAEESQQQNKNETEQAASQQQPQQQQYQQHQLQQQQQQLQQSIQKPGTRKSTEVGNRLSNGSLDLTEQDSAVRVIDLQATLDKQSSELSTWQRRVAELSGRVAELEETLSKTQKDLLKAQEAGLKLQRDLRENVAQKEDQEERIATLEKRYLNAQRESTSLHDLNEKLEQELQHKKAQLKLQEEKIAAIQEKLELAEQKLAQYAKLPEMEEQLKQRMEALTQAQERHGSAEDRIQRLEAQLEEKNAEVMRVNQRLKMNEEHNTRLSTTVDKLLSESNERLQVHLKERMHALEEKNALTQELEKLRKVAEDLQNEKADIVKELGKARLEIDNVKRQMLQQEIAFNIQQTDALTRSLSPNAVDPGSFSRSASHSSFDTHSLPRRGGKRSMEDDSSKNYVARTLAEQEWEKLQQAHVLANVQQAFDVSSDAEGDGDNESIFSCTADVISPTGHTDAQTLALMLQEQLDAINKEIRLIQEEKQSTEARAEELESRVGSLEHMNLLARGRSLERTSPPLSGRSTPKSHHSPNRDYLHKYHTVSNHAPASMSPAHLHQYAASLASPGQLSESLPASQLQLSGEELHSVSERDSTGMGSGGSDAASPLTARSLRLERVVQALAHSQEELRRRTGQSGFPSGGFPTHSRHGQHNNGALNSGTPPSPLSSRHSSQDSLHKNNFSSVGLPIGQLSTSHLHIQSTMSPATAAAVAAAQKKKGIKSSLGRFFSKKEKIKGKDTPMPGDVPGMGGASTPADPDYGDNVCVAGTLGSKSDFDRRKKKSMLDSSRHELLAEAMKAGTPFALWNGPTVVAWLELWVGMPTWYVAACRANVKSGAIMSALSDTEIQREIGISNPLHRLKLRLAIQEMVSLTSPSAPKTSRTTLAFGDMNHEWIGNVWLPSLGLPQYRSTFMECLVDARMLDHLTKKDLRGQLRMVDSFHRTSLQYGISCLKRLNYDRHQLEERRRIAESTNMDVLVWSNDRVIRWVQSIGLKEYGNNLLESGVHGALIALDESFDANSFALTLQIPTQNTQARQLLEMEFSNLLSMATERRLDENSMKS; translated from the exons ATGTGGAATATGATGTGCGACGTGATGCCGACAATCGCGGAGGACAGTATGAGCCAGCGGAGCTCGCAATTTTCCGGCGAGGATGGAAATATCGAGCAACTAATGGTGCAAATGCTGGACGAACGCGACAAGATGATGGAATCAATACGCGAGCATCAAGAGCGGTTACAGGAGATGGAGGCGCGATTGGGAGAGGTTGAAAAGGAACGAGACGCTTTGAATCGGCAGCTAAATGCAAATATTCCGCAG GAGTTTTCACAACTGACGAAAGAACTGGCGGTAGCGCGAGACAGCATCCtggaaaaggaagaagaaatttCCGAATTAAAAGCAGAACGAAACAACACACGG CTCTTATTAGAACATCTAGAATGTTTAGTATCACGGCATGAACGGTCGCTCAGGATGACGGTTGTAAAACGTCAAGCCGTTGCACAATCCGGTGTATCGTCTGAGGTGGAAGTACTTAAAGCTTTAAAAAGCCTTTTCGAACATCACAAGGCTTTGGACGAAAAG gTACGTGAGCGTTTGCGCGTGGCACTCGAAAGAAATACAAGTCTTGAAGAAGAACTAGCCCACACTAAAGAAGAG TTTCAACAATATAAAGTAAGCGGACATCCGTCGAAAGCGTTAGACGATAGACCTAAAGAAAATGGACAGGCGGAGGAAAGTCAGCAACAGAATAAG AATGAGACTGAGCAGGCAGCAAGCCAacagcagccgcagcagcaaCAGTACCAGCAGCATCAATTgcaacagcaacagcagcaactGCAACAATCGATACAAAAACCAGGTACAAGGAAGTCCACCGAAGTTGGTAATAGACTGAGCAATGGGAGTCTTGATCTAACCGAGCAGGATTCAGCAGTACGAGTAATAGATTTGCAAGCCACTCTCGACAAGCAG agcTCGGAATTAAGTACATGGCAACGACGAGTAGCAGAACTAAGTGGCCGTGTCGCGGAATTAGAGGAAACGCTATCCAAAACGCAAAAAGATCTTCTGAAAGCACAAGAGGCAGGTCTTAAACTGCAAAGAGATTTGCGAGAAAATGTGGCGCAAAAAGAGGACCAAGAGGAGCGAATAGCAACTCTAGAAAAACGATATCTCAATGCTCAACGAGAGTCTACTAGTCTTCATGACCTCAATGAGAAGCTGGAGCAAGAGTTGCAGCATAAAAAGGCTCAGCTAAAG ctcCAAGAGGAAAAAATTGCGGCTATACAAGAGAAATTAGAACTAGCGGAACAGAAATTAGCTCAATATGCTAAGTTACCAGAAATGGAAGAGCAATTAAAACAGAGGATGGAGGCTCTGACGCAG GCTCAGGAGAGGCACGGTAGCGCGGAGGATAGAATTCAAAGACTGGAAGCacaattagaagaaaaaaatgcagaaGTGATGCGTGTAAATCAACGACTAAAGATGAATGAGGAACATAACACACGTCTTAGTACAACCGTCGATAAACTTTTATCTG AATCCAATGAAAGATTGCAAGTGCATTTGAAAGAGAGAATGCACgcgttagaagaaaaaaatgcgctTACTCAGGAACtcgaaaaattaagaaaggTAGCGGAGGATCTCCAAAATGAAAAGGCTGATATAGTCAAAGAATTGGGCAAGGCGCGTCTAGAAATTGACAACGTTAAAAGACAAATGCTCCAACAggaaattgcatttaatattcaacaaaCGGACGCGTTAACGAGAAGTTTATCGCCGAATGCTGTTGATCCAGGCTCCTTTTCGAGGAGCGCAAGTCACAGCAGTTTCGACACACACTCGCTACCTAGAAGAGGAGGAAAACGGTCTATGGAAGATGATTCATCAAAG aattatgtAGCACGAACTTTGGCGGAGCAGGAGTGGGAAAAATTACAACAAGCACACGTTCTCGCTAATGTCCAACAAGCATTTGATGTTTCGAGTGACGCGGAAGGCGATGGGGATAACGAAAGTATCTTCAGTTGTACGGCAGACGTAATTAGCCCTACTGGACATACGGATGCCCAAACATTAGCACTAATGTTGCAAGAACAATTAGATgctattaataaagaaattagatTAATTCAG GAAGAAAAACAGAGTACGGAAGCACGTGCGGAAGAACTGGAGTCTCGTGTCGGTAGTCTTGAACATATGAATTTATTAGCGAGGGGCCGAAGCCTCGAACGAACATCGCCGCCATTGAGTGGGCGATCCACACCAAAATCACATCACAGTCCAAACAGGGATTATTTGCATAAGTACCACACCGTTAGTAATCAC GCACCGGCATCAATGTCTCCAGCGCATTTACATCAATATGCCGCTTCCTTGGCTAGTCCGGGCCAATTATCGGAATCTCTTCCCGCTAGTCAG TTACAGTTGTCGGGAGAAGAACTGCATTCGGTTAGTGAAAGAGATAGTACCGGTATGGGAAGCGGTGGCAGCGACGCGGCATCTCCTTTAACAGCCAGGTCGCTGAGATTAGAACGAGTCGTTCAAGCATTAGCTCACAGCCAAGAAGAACTTAGAAG ACGTACCGGACAAAGCGGATTTCCGAGTGGTGGTTTTCCCACGCACag CAGGCATGGGCAGCATAACAACGGCGCACTCAATTCTGGAACTCCTCCTTCCCCATTGTCCTCACGCCACAGCAGCCAGGACAGTTTGCACAAAAACAACTTCTCCAGCGTCGGACTACCCATTGGGCAATTATCAACTTCGCATCTGCATATACAGTCAACCATGAGTCCTGCCACGGCAGCCGCGGTCGCAGCggcgcaaaaaaagaaaggcatTAAAAGTAGCCTTGGTAGATTTTTCAGCAAAAAGGAAAAG ATCAAAGGAAAAGATACACCAATGCCAGGGGATGTACCAGGTATGGGAGGTGCAAGCACGCCAGCTGATCCAGATTATGGGGACAATGTGTGTGTAGCTGGCACGCTTGGGAGTAAAAGTGATTTCGATcgtaggaaaaagaaaag TATGTTGGATTCCTCGAGGCACGAGCTCTTGGCGGAAGCGATGAAAGCCGGAACGCCTTTCGCCTTGTGGAATGGACCAACAGTCGTCGCCTGGCTGGAACTCTGGGTGGGCATGCCAACGTGGTACGTCGCCGCTTGTCGAGCAAACGTTAAAAGCGGTGCTATTATGAGTGCTCTTAGTGATACCGAGATTCAGCGAGAGATTGGTATAAG TAATCCTTTACACCGATTAAAGCTAAGATTAGCAATTCAGGAAATGGTATCACTTACAAGTCCATCAGCGCCGAAAACTTCTCGCACAACATTAGCATTTGGTGATATGAATCATGAGTGGATAGGTAATGTCTGGTTACCGAGCCTCGGGCTGCCTCAATATCGATCCACTTTTATGGAGTGCCTTGTTGATGCTAGAATGCTCGATCATCTTACGAAGAAGGATCTTCGTGGTCAATTGAGAATGGTTGATAGCTTCCatag AACAAGTTTGCAGTACGGCATTTCTTGcttaaaacgattaaattatGATAGACATCAATTAGAAGAAAGAAGACGAATAGCAGAAAGTACTAATATGGATGTACTCGTGTGGAGTAACGATCGTGTCATAAGATGGGTACAGTCGATTGGTTTAAAG GAATACGGAAATAATCTCTTAGAATCGGGGGTGCACGGTGCGCTCATAGCTTTAGATGAAAGTTTCGATGCAAACAGTTTTGCATTAACTTTACAAATTCCCACACAGAATACACAG GCAAGGCAGTTGCTAGAGATGGAATTTTCCAATCTATTGTCCATGGCGACGGAAAGGCGTCTGGACGAGAATAGTATGAAATCCTGA